A genomic stretch from Tenrec ecaudatus isolate mTenEca1 chromosome X, mTenEca1.hap1, whole genome shotgun sequence includes:
- the LOC142433199 gene encoding transcription factor SPT20 homolog, with translation MRRALEEDLGCMGALIESAQQRSPKRNCFHSERKSIFQKLHDLYVEEYEEEPESAHELRRNLKLVEKLVMREDLARLVVNLHPVNEGYSLVLMGEIGYESETIELPYEEGELLEYLDAAELPPVLVERLEKSQVNVFYSGCVFAEIRDYGLYRKMPTRAFQTRCVLLCPTKQALACDGHENPEKYQENYWLLESQQQLASPWPLSLHPSEAVFCANSLRSIKPRMKSYPMKRHFKKGSRPSLRQSQMSGWSHCLPPPQPRSPTDIESKAGQHYGQHFLKAENDWYMNEEKFAAAAYRDLVRKEARCPDRMSHSASGLASPGQLSPSHEIETPQKQESPAKQIKKSDPGMVEMKEAKQVGK, from the exons ATGCGGCGAGCTTTGGAAGAAGATTTGGGCTGCATGGGCGCTCTCATTGAAAGTGCCCAACAAAGATCCCCTAAAAGAAACTGCTTTCATAGTGAAAGAAAATCAATATTTCAAAAACTTCATGACTTGTATGTAGAAGAATATGAAGAAGAGCCAGAGAGTGCACATGAATTAAGAAGAAACCTAAAACTGGTCGAGAAACTGGTTATGCGCGAGGACCTGGCCCGTTTAGTGGTCAATCTGCACCCTGTGAACGAGGGCTATTCTCTGGTGCTCATGGGAGAAATTGGGTACGAATCGGAAACCATCGAGCTGCCTTATGAAGAGGGAGAACTGCTGGAATATCTGGATGCAGCCGAATTGCCTCCCGTTTTGGTGGAGCGCTTGGAAAAGTCTCAGGTGAATGTGTTTTACTCCGGATGTGTCTTCGCAGAAATCCGGGACTACGGGCTATACAGGAAGATGCCGACACGTGCCTTCCAAACTAGATGTGTTCTCCTGTGTCCAACAAAGCAGGCTTTGGCCTGTGATGGTCACGAGAACCCTGAAAAGTATCAGGAAAACTACTGGCTGCTTGAGAGCCAACAGCAATTAGCTAGCCCTTGGCCCCTGAGTCTTCATCCTTCTGAAGCTGTATTCTGCGCTAACAGTCTTCGCTCTATCAAGCCAAGGATGAAGAGTTACCCAATGAAACGGCATTTCAAGAAGGGTTCTAGGCCCTCCCTGCGCCAGAGCCAGATGTCGGGGTGGTCTCATTGTCTACCGCCACCTCAGCCAAGGTCACCAACAGACATAGAAAGCAAAGCTGGTCAACACTATGGCCAGCattttttgaaagcagaaaacG ATTGGTACATGAATGAAGAAAAGTTTGCTGCTGCTGCGTACCGGGACTTGGTCCGGAAGGAAGCCAGATGTCCAGACAGAATGTCGCATAGCGCCAGTGGCTTGGCAAgtccaggtcagctttctccaagTCACGAAATAGAAACACCTCAGAAA CAGGAGTCACCGGCCAAGCAGATAAAGAAGTCGGATCCTGGAATGGTTGAGATGAAGGAGGCCAAGCAGGTCGGGAAGTAA